The DNA region CATCGATGAACATAAACTTTCGTTGGATACAAAGCTTTCGAAGTATTTTCCGAAAATACCAGCCGCTTCGGAAATTACGATCGGCACATTACTTTCTCACAAAAGTGGCTTATTTGACTTTGTAAACGACATATCAGATCGATCGTTTTTAACAAAACCACAATCTCGCTCTAAAATTTTGAGCTATATACAGTATGGGCAACGCCATTTCGCCCCCAACACTGATCAGTTATATTCTAATTCGGGCTATTTGTTGTTGGCATCAATAATAGAAAAAATTACAAAGCAGAAGTACAGCCAGCAGTTGCAAGAACGAATTTGCAAAAGGCTGAACCTAACCAAAACATTTTCGCCAACAGCTCGAAATTTAGGTACCACAAAATCATATTACTTTAATGGTACGTGGAATGAAATTGCCGATTTATACCCTCCAAATATTACAGGCGTTGGCGACATCGTATCAACACCAACAGAAATGATTGTTTTTATCGATGCCCTATTTAATGATAAGCTCATATCCAGCAAGAGCGTTAATATGATGAAAAAATCTGCGGGACCCGCTCATGGCATGGGGCTAATGAAGGTTCCCTTCGGTGAAAAGCTGGGGTATGGGCACGGTGGCGATACTTACGGAACGCATTCGCTCGTGGCATCGTTCGAAAAAGACAGTTTAACGCTTGCTTTTAGTGATAATGGTGAGAATTATCCCCATAACGACATTGCAATTGCTATGCTAAGCATCTATTTTAACCAGCCCTTCACCATGCCTGATTTTTGTGAACTTAATTATACAGCAGCTCAGTTAGGCGCCTATTCGGGTCGGTATGCAAGCGAGCAAATCCCGTTAGAAATAACAGTAACTCAAAAAGATAACAAATTGAGCGCACAGGCTGCCGGACAATCGTCTTTCCCGCTAAAAAGTAGCGAAAAGAACAAGTTCCATTTTCGAAGCGCAAATCTGGAACTGGAATTTAATCCCGAAAAGGGCGAAATGCTACTTAAACAGCACGGAAAATCGTATTTGTACCATAAGGAAACCAAAAAGTAACTCCAGTACTTTATTGTAACCCGTCCCGGCCGCCGAGCTTAACGTCTCGGATGGCAACCGTGGAATTACAATTCACCTCACTTGGCGCAGAGATTTTTCCATGACTGCCGTCATGCTGGATTTATTTCAGCATCTTCTTGTTATAACGGCCCTGCTGACGTGGTGGTTAAACCAGAACGCCCAAACTCCGCAAACAGTGGTTTTACAACTTACCTAACAGCAAGCAAACTGATTTCCAAAAAATTACAATCATTAATCATTTGAAGTTGTTGCTACACCAGTGGCAACAATTTTTAAAAAACATTTTTTATCTAACTATTTTATCCATACATTTGCAGGCTAAAATTTTACAGTACTTTGAAGCCATTAAAACAATTTTCGATACCGTTTACCGGGTTAAAATTGGGAGTTCATCAGTTTGATTATGAGCTTGATGACCGCTTTTTTAACGCGTTTGAGTATTCGTTGATCAAAAGTGGAAATTTAAAGGTAGACCTGGAACTTGACAAACAAGAAACCATGTTGATCTTAAAGTTTAAAGTTTTAGGAACAGTAAATTTAGATTGTGATAAATGCTTAGCTGAATTTGCCTATCCGGTAAATTTGTATGAGCGGCAGATTGTAAAATTTGCAGAAGATGAGCTGGAAAGCGATGATGAAGAAATCATTACGCTAAACCGTAAAGATACCGAGATTGATATATCGG from Pedobacter endophyticus includes:
- a CDS encoding serine hydrolase domain-containing protein, coding for MNSFKSMRNAIKSITICIWLSASFSQLQGQTLNKQKLDSLFDRLSADNQAMGTFAIAKNGNVLYSRSIGYSLISGDKKIKNDANTQFMIGSVSKMFTATMIFQLIDEHKLSLDTKLSKYFPKIPAASEITIGTLLSHKSGLFDFVNDISDRSFLTKPQSRSKILSYIQYGQRHFAPNTDQLYSNSGYLLLASIIEKITKQKYSQQLQERICKRLNLTKTFSPTARNLGTTKSYYFNGTWNEIADLYPPNITGVGDIVSTPTEMIVFIDALFNDKLISSKSVNMMKKSAGPAHGMGLMKVPFGEKLGYGHGGDTYGTHSLVASFEKDSLTLAFSDNGENYPHNDIAIAMLSIYFNQPFTMPDFCELNYTAAQLGAYSGRYASEQIPLEITVTQKDNKLSAQAAGQSSFPLKSSEKNKFHFRSANLELEFNPEKGEMLLKQHGKSYLYHKETKK
- a CDS encoding YceD family protein gives rise to the protein MKPLKQFSIPFTGLKLGVHQFDYELDDRFFNAFEYSLIKSGNLKVDLELDKQETMLILKFKVLGTVNLDCDKCLAEFAYPVNLYERQIVKFAEDELESDDEEIITLNRKDTEIDISAPLYEMINVAVPYIKNCEQADKACDQEMIDRLEQLSIDKQAEENEQTSDPRWEALNKLKK